The following coding sequences are from one Stigmatopora nigra isolate UIUO_SnigA chromosome 10, RoL_Snig_1.1, whole genome shotgun sequence window:
- the tas1r3 gene encoding taste receptor type 1 member 3 isoform X2 produces MLGGLFAINQLSSNLSQRTEPNDISCESLNELELGLAVVMKFAVDEVNANQSLLPGIKLGYEIQDTCRQTAVIVRPAISFLTAKNSKELSVQCNYTDYETSVVAVIGPLDSEMVSAIGKVLGFFLMPQISFGASSNKFSDKRIYPSFFRTVPSDTLQIDAMVLLLEEFKWNWVAVVASDEEFGQQGAQEFTKKAESTSMCVAYQGMIPVYTDPVETVQNIVDNIQATKVKVVLVFSLPDPAEVFFKEIINRKIKGVWIASGSWVFDNRLTSIPAMLTIGTVIGFTYKTKKLDLLPAYTEVLFTKLSEQKKSSYDAPHVQNPCPQCRNLSPANVSLVVDPAVRRVSFSVYAAIYSVAQSLHNMLGCNSSTCKWDAETRILPWKLLRVLQNTSFNINGKHLVFDSSGNPNIGYIVIQWVWTDSNLGFLVVGSFEEELRINKSRFKWHTENVPESTCSAACGIGQVRRVKGFHSCCFDCVDCLPGTYQAKNECSINMSRRRIGRRALSDTSDVDVDGTELEVAKLLRQYRIMDADRQAYKIQAQQQMRKQQQEIEKLTAEQKEMEHKLSAYNSLSRQKKDKTNAERIKVLQEQRERLDEELEKETQHQRELQKEISSMEIKLKGLRKGNSSTSDIQRSAHRRNEEALCTLENKLQGGLTKFNEQLTKNSRLREDLQTLQIERVRFMRLHDRLLQECKDMRRKISEEIHLSNAAHDARVEAQSKLAMIREKAEKELFQYNTEMRELERVISHECSLKDFITAKYSQKMDQERTESGLKEQRTKESTDESPDDLNVFFQKIQSVTGEEDPEMMVSRFIQGEDRNFALFNFVNEQNNEAELLREQISQIQEEMKHFQEKALRQEEDYRCSLRDVDERRKQAELQTEDFENRAVILSKTLEEVKKGVSSLVSGVECEMEDAINDNNIMQYLSAVEQKTNQLLNIQTFLDNKEIGKECNSADLPKFLFGQDSEMLQENVDMQPAIHSGEFDVDNLLVTDEEERPLSQGELRKRILEGVMQRESLGSKLATKSFRASTRILEETPMVV; encoded by the exons ATGCTAGGTGGGCTCTTTGCCATCAACCAGTTGAGCAGCAACCTTAGCCAGAGGACTGAGCCCAACGACATCAGCTGTGAAAG TTTGAATGAACTGGAACTGGGACTTGCAGTAGTGATGAAATTTGCAGTAGATGAAGTCAATGCAAACCAATCACTGCTCCCCGGCATCAAGCTGGGTTATGAAATCCAGGACACGTGCAGACAAACTGCGGTTATTGTCAGGCCTGCCATCTCTTTTTTAACAGCCAAAAACAGCAAGGAGCTGTCAGTGCAGTGCAACTACACCGACTACGAGACAAGCGTGGTGGCCGTGATTGGCCCCTTAGACTCTGAAATGGTGTCGGCCATTGGGAAAGTTCTGGGATTCTTCTTAATGCCGCAG ATCAGCTTTGGTGCCAGCAGCAACAAATTCAGCGACAAGCGTATCTACCCGTCGTTCTTCCGCACGGTGCCCAGTGACACGTTGCAGATTGATGCCATGGTGCTTCTGCTGGAGGAGTTTAAGTGGAACTGGGTGGCGGTGGTGGCCAGTGATGAAGagtttggccaacaaggtgcaCAGGAATTCACCAAAAAAGCTGAGTCCACGTCTATGTGCGTGGCCTACCAGGGCATGATTCCAGTCTACACCGACCCAGTAGAAACAGTCCAAAATATTGTCGACAACATCCAAGCCACCAAAGTTAAAGTGGTGTTGGTCTTTTCTCTTCCGGATCCAGCTGAGGTCTTCTTTAAAGAG ATTATCAACAGGAAAATAAAGGGTGTGTGGATAGCCAGTGGAAGTTGGGTCTTTGACAACCGTCTAACGTCCATCCCCGCTATGCTAACCATTGGTACGGTCATCGGATTCACTTACAAAACAAAGAAGCTGGATTTGCTCCCGGCCTACACAGAGGTTCTTTTTACCAAACTGAGCGAGCAGAAAAAGTCTTCCTACGATGCACCACATGTCCAAAATCCCTGTCCACAATGTCGGAATTTGTCCCCTGCCAACGTGAGCTTGGTCGTGGATCCAGCCGTAAGGAGAGTTTCTTTTAGTGTATATGCCGCCATCTACAGTGTGGCTCAGTCATTGCATAACATGCTTGGGTGCAATTCTTCTACTTGCAAATGGGATGCAGAGACGAGAATTCTTCCTTGGAAG TTGTTGAGGGTGTTGCAGAACACgtcttttaatataaatggcaAACACTTAGTGTTCGACAGTAGCGGAAACCCCAACATAGGATACATTGTGATCCAGTGGGTTTGGACCGACTCAAATTTGGGTTTTCTGGTTGTTGGAAGCTTTGAGGAAGAGCTCCGCATTAACAAGTCTCGTTTCAAATGGCACACTGAAAAT GTACCAGAGTCTACCTGTTCAGCAGCATGTGGGATCGGTCAAGTCCGAAGAGTCAAAGGCTTTCATTCGTGTTGTTTTGATTGTGTTGACTGTCTGCCAGGCACTTACCAGGCCAAAAATG AGTGCAGTATAAACATGTCCAGAAGAAGAATAGGCAGACGTGCCCTATCAGACACAAGTGATGTAGATGTTGATGGCACAG AATTGGAGGTAGCCAAGCTACTAAGACAGTACAGAATTATGGATGCAGACAGGCAGGCCTACAAGATTCAGGCCCAGCAGCAGATGCGCAAACAACA GCAGGAGATAGAAAAGCTGACAGCCGAGCAGAAGGAAATGGAGCATAAGCTTAGTGCTTATAATAGCCTGTCCCgtcaaaaaaaggacaaaacgaACGCAGAGAGAATTAAAGTGCTTCAAGAGCAGAGAGAGCGACTGGATGAAGAGTTGGAGAAGGAAACTCAGCATCAAAGAGAGCTACAAAAAGAG ATTTCTAGCATGGAGATCAAGCTGAAAGGGCTGAGGAAAGGGAACTCCAGCACAAGTGACATCCAAAGGTCTGCACACAGGCGGAATGAGGAGGCCTTGTGCACTCTTGAGAACAAACTGCAAGGA GGGTTAACCAAATTTAACGAGCAGCTGACCAAGAACAGTCGCCTCCGGGAGGACCTACAGACTCTTCAAATCGAACGCGTACGTTTCATGCGACTTCACGACAGGCTGCTCCAG GAGTGTAAAGACATGAGGAGGAAGATAAGTGAAGAAATCCACCTGTCCAATGCAGCCCACGATGCCAG GGTGGAGGCTCAGTCCAAGTTGGCGATGATACGAGAGAAAGCCGAGAAGGAGCTCTTTCAATACAACACAGAGATGAGGGAACTTGAAAGGGTTATTTCACACGAGTGCAGTCTCAAAGACTTCATTACCGCAAAATACAGCCAGAAAATGGACCAAGAGAGAACAGAGTCTG GTTTAAAGGAGCAAAGGACGAAAGAGTCGACTGATGAATCACCGGATGACTTAAAcgtgttttttcagaaaattcaaTCTGTCACAGGAGAGGAAGACCCAGAAATGATGGTCAGCAGGTTCATCCAAG GTGAAGACCGTAACTTTGCACTCTTCAATTTTGTAAACGAACAAAACAATGAAGCAGAGTTGCTGCGGGAGCAAATAAGCCAG ATTCAGGAAGAAATGAAGCACTTTCAAGAGAAAGCTTTGCGACAGGAAGAGGACTATCGCTGCTCACTGAGAGACGTGGATGAACGGCGGAAACAGGCCGAGTTACAAACAGAAGACTTTGAAAACCGTGCCGTTATATTGAGCAAAACTTTGGAGGAAGTTAAAAAAG GAGTGAGCAGCCTCGTCTCTGGAGTGGAGTGTGAAATGGAGGATGCCATCAATGACAACAACATCATGCAATATTTGAGTGCGGTGGAGCAGAAGACCAACCAGCTCCTCAATATACAAACTTTTCTGGATAACAAg
- the tas1r3 gene encoding taste receptor type 1 member 3 isoform X1 translates to MSTRTCACLCIYTAAILAPSSRVPLDHPSRPSVRSSCGSLQAKNISTSLFNLSGDIMLGGLFAINQLSSNLSQRTEPNDISCESLNELELGLAVVMKFAVDEVNANQSLLPGIKLGYEIQDTCRQTAVIVRPAISFLTAKNSKELSVQCNYTDYETSVVAVIGPLDSEMVSAIGKVLGFFLMPQISFGASSNKFSDKRIYPSFFRTVPSDTLQIDAMVLLLEEFKWNWVAVVASDEEFGQQGAQEFTKKAESTSMCVAYQGMIPVYTDPVETVQNIVDNIQATKVKVVLVFSLPDPAEVFFKEIINRKIKGVWIASGSWVFDNRLTSIPAMLTIGTVIGFTYKTKKLDLLPAYTEVLFTKLSEQKKSSYDAPHVQNPCPQCRNLSPANVSLVVDPAVRRVSFSVYAAIYSVAQSLHNMLGCNSSTCKWDAETRILPWKLLRVLQNTSFNINGKHLVFDSSGNPNIGYIVIQWVWTDSNLGFLVVGSFEEELRINKSRFKWHTENVPESTCSAACGIGQVRRVKGFHSCCFDCVDCLPGTYQAKNECSINMSRRRIGRRALSDTSDVDVDGTELEVAKLLRQYRIMDADRQAYKIQAQQQMRKQQQEIEKLTAEQKEMEHKLSAYNSLSRQKKDKTNAERIKVLQEQRERLDEELEKETQHQRELQKEISSMEIKLKGLRKGNSSTSDIQRSAHRRNEEALCTLENKLQGGLTKFNEQLTKNSRLREDLQTLQIERVRFMRLHDRLLQECKDMRRKISEEIHLSNAAHDARVEAQSKLAMIREKAEKELFQYNTEMRELERVISHECSLKDFITAKYSQKMDQERTESGLKEQRTKESTDESPDDLNVFFQKIQSVTGEEDPEMMVSRFIQGEDRNFALFNFVNEQNNEAELLREQISQIQEEMKHFQEKALRQEEDYRCSLRDVDERRKQAELQTEDFENRAVILSKTLEEVKKGVSSLVSGVECEMEDAINDNNIMQYLSAVEQKTNQLLNIQTFLDNKEIGKECNSADLPKFLFGQDSEMLQENVDMQPAIHSGEFDVDNLLVTDEEERPLSQGELRKRILEGVMQRESLGSKLATKSFRASTRILEETPMVV, encoded by the exons ATGTCCACTCGCACCTGTGCATGTTTGTGCATAT ACACCGCAGCTATTCTGGCCCCCTCTTCCCGAGTGCCCCTCGACCACCCCTCCCGGCCTAGTGTCCGGTCTTCATGTGGAAGTCTGCAAGCCAAG AACATTTCTACGAGCCTCTTCAATTTATCAGGCGATATTATGCTAGGTGGGCTCTTTGCCATCAACCAGTTGAGCAGCAACCTTAGCCAGAGGACTGAGCCCAACGACATCAGCTGTGAAAG TTTGAATGAACTGGAACTGGGACTTGCAGTAGTGATGAAATTTGCAGTAGATGAAGTCAATGCAAACCAATCACTGCTCCCCGGCATCAAGCTGGGTTATGAAATCCAGGACACGTGCAGACAAACTGCGGTTATTGTCAGGCCTGCCATCTCTTTTTTAACAGCCAAAAACAGCAAGGAGCTGTCAGTGCAGTGCAACTACACCGACTACGAGACAAGCGTGGTGGCCGTGATTGGCCCCTTAGACTCTGAAATGGTGTCGGCCATTGGGAAAGTTCTGGGATTCTTCTTAATGCCGCAG ATCAGCTTTGGTGCCAGCAGCAACAAATTCAGCGACAAGCGTATCTACCCGTCGTTCTTCCGCACGGTGCCCAGTGACACGTTGCAGATTGATGCCATGGTGCTTCTGCTGGAGGAGTTTAAGTGGAACTGGGTGGCGGTGGTGGCCAGTGATGAAGagtttggccaacaaggtgcaCAGGAATTCACCAAAAAAGCTGAGTCCACGTCTATGTGCGTGGCCTACCAGGGCATGATTCCAGTCTACACCGACCCAGTAGAAACAGTCCAAAATATTGTCGACAACATCCAAGCCACCAAAGTTAAAGTGGTGTTGGTCTTTTCTCTTCCGGATCCAGCTGAGGTCTTCTTTAAAGAG ATTATCAACAGGAAAATAAAGGGTGTGTGGATAGCCAGTGGAAGTTGGGTCTTTGACAACCGTCTAACGTCCATCCCCGCTATGCTAACCATTGGTACGGTCATCGGATTCACTTACAAAACAAAGAAGCTGGATTTGCTCCCGGCCTACACAGAGGTTCTTTTTACCAAACTGAGCGAGCAGAAAAAGTCTTCCTACGATGCACCACATGTCCAAAATCCCTGTCCACAATGTCGGAATTTGTCCCCTGCCAACGTGAGCTTGGTCGTGGATCCAGCCGTAAGGAGAGTTTCTTTTAGTGTATATGCCGCCATCTACAGTGTGGCTCAGTCATTGCATAACATGCTTGGGTGCAATTCTTCTACTTGCAAATGGGATGCAGAGACGAGAATTCTTCCTTGGAAG TTGTTGAGGGTGTTGCAGAACACgtcttttaatataaatggcaAACACTTAGTGTTCGACAGTAGCGGAAACCCCAACATAGGATACATTGTGATCCAGTGGGTTTGGACCGACTCAAATTTGGGTTTTCTGGTTGTTGGAAGCTTTGAGGAAGAGCTCCGCATTAACAAGTCTCGTTTCAAATGGCACACTGAAAAT GTACCAGAGTCTACCTGTTCAGCAGCATGTGGGATCGGTCAAGTCCGAAGAGTCAAAGGCTTTCATTCGTGTTGTTTTGATTGTGTTGACTGTCTGCCAGGCACTTACCAGGCCAAAAATG AGTGCAGTATAAACATGTCCAGAAGAAGAATAGGCAGACGTGCCCTATCAGACACAAGTGATGTAGATGTTGATGGCACAG AATTGGAGGTAGCCAAGCTACTAAGACAGTACAGAATTATGGATGCAGACAGGCAGGCCTACAAGATTCAGGCCCAGCAGCAGATGCGCAAACAACA GCAGGAGATAGAAAAGCTGACAGCCGAGCAGAAGGAAATGGAGCATAAGCTTAGTGCTTATAATAGCCTGTCCCgtcaaaaaaaggacaaaacgaACGCAGAGAGAATTAAAGTGCTTCAAGAGCAGAGAGAGCGACTGGATGAAGAGTTGGAGAAGGAAACTCAGCATCAAAGAGAGCTACAAAAAGAG ATTTCTAGCATGGAGATCAAGCTGAAAGGGCTGAGGAAAGGGAACTCCAGCACAAGTGACATCCAAAGGTCTGCACACAGGCGGAATGAGGAGGCCTTGTGCACTCTTGAGAACAAACTGCAAGGA GGGTTAACCAAATTTAACGAGCAGCTGACCAAGAACAGTCGCCTCCGGGAGGACCTACAGACTCTTCAAATCGAACGCGTACGTTTCATGCGACTTCACGACAGGCTGCTCCAG GAGTGTAAAGACATGAGGAGGAAGATAAGTGAAGAAATCCACCTGTCCAATGCAGCCCACGATGCCAG GGTGGAGGCTCAGTCCAAGTTGGCGATGATACGAGAGAAAGCCGAGAAGGAGCTCTTTCAATACAACACAGAGATGAGGGAACTTGAAAGGGTTATTTCACACGAGTGCAGTCTCAAAGACTTCATTACCGCAAAATACAGCCAGAAAATGGACCAAGAGAGAACAGAGTCTG GTTTAAAGGAGCAAAGGACGAAAGAGTCGACTGATGAATCACCGGATGACTTAAAcgtgttttttcagaaaattcaaTCTGTCACAGGAGAGGAAGACCCAGAAATGATGGTCAGCAGGTTCATCCAAG GTGAAGACCGTAACTTTGCACTCTTCAATTTTGTAAACGAACAAAACAATGAAGCAGAGTTGCTGCGGGAGCAAATAAGCCAG ATTCAGGAAGAAATGAAGCACTTTCAAGAGAAAGCTTTGCGACAGGAAGAGGACTATCGCTGCTCACTGAGAGACGTGGATGAACGGCGGAAACAGGCCGAGTTACAAACAGAAGACTTTGAAAACCGTGCCGTTATATTGAGCAAAACTTTGGAGGAAGTTAAAAAAG GAGTGAGCAGCCTCGTCTCTGGAGTGGAGTGTGAAATGGAGGATGCCATCAATGACAACAACATCATGCAATATTTGAGTGCGGTGGAGCAGAAGACCAACCAGCTCCTCAATATACAAACTTTTCTGGATAACAAg